Proteins encoded by one window of Fusarium graminearum PH-1 chromosome 1, whole genome shotgun sequence:
- a CDS encoding cell division control protein 42 yields the protein MASSHSHRTSYFEPNEQFRRQERTRSSEGTVSTTMSSSTGRESAATHVTDAPTFSKKIVVVGDGGCGKTCLLISYSQGYFPEKYVPTVFENYITYPIHSATGKTVELALWDTAGQEEYDRLRPLSYPETDLIFVCFAIDCPNSLDNVLDKWYPEVLHFCPYTPLVLVGLKSDLRHKKACIDMLKTQGLTPVTTEQGMGLAKKMNAQYMECSSKEMRGVDEIFEQAINTVVANDRKTIEAAAASGSSKESKSSSTPGVGQIKRKKRRCPIL from the exons ATGGCATCATCTCATTCGCACCGTACCTCTTACTTTGAACCCAACGAGCAGTTTCGACGTCAAGAGCGCACTCGTTCCAGCGAAGGCACCGTCAGCACCACTATGAGCTCGTCGACGGGCCGCGAGTCGGCAGCGACCCACGTCACCGACGCGCCCACCTTTTCCAAGAAGATTGTTGTTGTCGGCGACGGTGGTTGCGGCAAGACCTGCTTGCTCATTAGCTACAGCCAGGGTTATTTCCCAGAG AAATATGTACCAACCGTCTTTGAGAACTACATCACCTATCCCATCCACTCTGCTACCGGTAAGACTGTGGAGCTTGCATTGTGGGATACCGCCGGCCAAGAGGAATATGACCGTCTCCGACCGCTCTCATACCCCGAGACCGACCTAATCTTTGTATGCTTCGCTATTGATTGCCCGAACTCTCTCGATAATGTACTTGATAAG TGGTATCCTGAGGTTCTACACTTCTGCCCATACACTCCTCTGGTCCTCGTCGGCCTCAAGTCAGATCTCCGCCACAAGAAGGCCTGTATTGATATGCTCAAGACACAAGGTCTCACACCAGTTACTACCGAGCAGGGCATGGgactggccaagaagatgaacgCTCAGTACATGGAATGCAGTAGTAAGGAGATGCGAGGCGTCGACGAGATCTTTGAGCAGGCTATCAACACCGTCGTTGCCAACGACCGGAAAACAATCgaggcagcagcagcctcggGTTCTTCCAAGGAGagcaagtcatcatcaacacccgGGGTGGGGCAAATtaagaggaagaagagaaggtgTCCAATCCTCTAA
- a CDS encoding 26S proteasome non-ATPase regulatory subunit 11, protein MAAAESARVQEAQKLAKSDPRKAEAIYKDIISKAPSTTSDAATREYETALVSLGEIYRDEKKTQELVNLVKESRTVFSSFAKAKSAKLVRQLLDLIKEIPDSTDIEISVTKDCIEWATAERRAFQRQDLEVRLVALQMAKQSYYEALGLINNLLRELKRLDDKLRLVEVQLLESRVYHALGNIPKARAALTSARTSAASVYTPPMLQANLDMQSGMLHAEDKDFNTAFSYFIEALDGYHSQDESTRAQAALQYMLLCKIMLNLVDDVNNLMASKQALKYAGKNLEAMKAIARAHSNRSLEEYERALSSYRYELGSDTFIRNHLRRLYDAMLEQNLIKVIEPFSRVEIDHIANMVGLDTQQVERKLSQMILDKVIIGVLDQGAGCLIIFDETHRDESYDAALATIEKLSSVVDVLYTNQASMLE, encoded by the exons ATGGCGGCGGCCGAATCGGCGAGGGTCCAGGAAGCGCAGAAGCTCGCCAAGTCCGACCCACGaaaggctgaggccatcTACAAGgacatcatctccaaggcTCCCAGCACCACATCCGATGCAGCTACTCGCGAGTACGAAACCGCTTTGGTCAGCCTAGGAGAGATCTACCGAGACGAGAA GAAGACGCAAGAGTTGGTGAACCTGGTCAAGGAGAGCAGGACAGtattctcttcttttgcaaAGGCCAAGTCGGCCAAGTTGG TCCGCCAACTGctcgacctcatcaaggaAATCCCCGACAGTACCGATATCGAAATCTCCGTCACCAAGGATTGTATAGAATGGGCCACCGCCGAGCGCCGTGCTTTCCAGCGACAGGACCTCGAGGTCCGTCTGGTAGCCCTCCAAATGGCTAAGCAATCCTACTATGAAGCCCTCGGTCtgatcaacaacctccttCGCGAGCTCAAGCGCCTCGACGACAAGCTCCGCCTCGTCGAAGTCCAACTCCTCGAATCCAGAGTCTACCATGCCCTTGGTAACATTCCCAAGGCCCGTGCTGCTCTTACCAGTGCACGAACCAGCGCTGCCAGTGTGTACACACCTCCCATGCTACAGGCCAACCTCGACATGCAAAGTGGTATGCTTCACGCCGAAGATAAGGACTTCAACACCGCTTTCTCCTACTTCATCGAGGCTCTCGATGGCTACCACTCCCAAGACGAAAGCACCAGGGCTCAGGCTGCTCTGCAGTATATGCTTCTCTGCAAAATCATGCTTAACCTCGTGGACGACGTCAACAACCTCATGGCCTCGAAGCAAGCCCTCAAGTACGCTGGCAAGAACCTAGAAGCTATGAAGGCTATTGCTCGCGCCCACTCGAATCGATCACTGGAGGAGTACGAGCGTGCACTTTCTTCCTACCGATACGAGCTAGGAAGCGACACCTTCATCCGAAACCACCTCCGTCGCCTCTACGACGCTATGTTGGAGCAGAACCTTATCAAGGTTATTGAGCCTTTCTCGCGCGTGGAGATTGACCACATCGCAAACATGGTCGGCCTCGACACCCAGCAGGTTGAGCGAAAGCTCTCCCAGATGATCCTGGACAAGGTCATTATTGGTGTTCTGGACCAGGGCGCTGGCTGCCTTATCATCTTCGACGAGACGCACCGGGATGAGTCGTACGATGCGGCTCTTGCAaccattgagaagttgaGCAGCGTCGTCGATGTTTTGTACACAAACCAGGCGTCTATGCTGGAATAG
- a CDS encoding maintenance of ploidy protein mob1, with the protein MAQAFLTTVNQRTRNQFRPRVGKGGSASYQLRQYAEVTLGGGSLRKVVKLPEGEDENEWLAVNMVDFYNQINLLYGAITEFCSPISCPEMKATDEFEYLWQDNENFKRPTKMPAPAYIEQLMTWVQANIDNEQVLPSKIGVPFPKSFPALVRQIFKRMYRVYAHIYCHHYPVIRELGLEPHLNTSFKQYVLFVDEHSLASGRDYWGPLGDLVDSMLKSD; encoded by the exons ATGGCTCAAGCCTTCTTAACCACTGT TAACCAGCGAACGAGAAACCAGTTTCGCCCGCGCGTGGGCAAGGGAGGATCGGCCAGTTATCAACTGCGACAGTATGCTGAGGTGACCCTGGGCGGTGGCAGCCTGcgcaaggttgtcaagctcCCAGAGGGCGAAGACGAGAACGAGTGGTTAGCTGTCAACA TGGTGGATTTCTACAACCAGATCAACCTTCTCTACGGAGCCATCACCGAGTTTTGCTCACCGATTTCATGCCCTGAGATGAAAGCCACCGACGA GTTCGAGTATCTGTGGCAAGACAACGAGAACTTCAAACGACCAACCAAGATGCCTGCGCCAGCATACATTGAACAACTCATGACGTGGGTGCAggccaacatcgacaacgaACAAGTACTGCCCAGCAAAATTG GCGTCCCCTTCCCCAAATCTTTCCCAGCGCTGGTCCGCCAAATCTTCAAGCGCATGTACCGTGTCTACGCCCACATTTACTGCCACCACTACCCCGTGATCCGCGAGCTCGGTCTCGAGCCGCATCTGAATACAAGCTTCAAGCAGTACGTCCTGTTCGTCGACGAACACAGCTTGGCGAGCGGAAGGGACTACTGGGGTCCTCTGGGCGACCTGGTGGATAGCATGCTCAAGAGCGACtag
- a CDS encoding ATP synthase subunit 5: protein MFSRQVLRAARVAAPQRALALRAAPVRSFAAAASSDVKSPVSVFGVDGTYASALYTAAVKTSSVDAAADALLKLGALIEKDPKLVAVLKTPTLADADKKAIVDELVKQINTKDETVKNFLATLAENNRLGLIPGVVDKFSTIISAARGEVELTVTSAQALDKRTLSRLETAVAKSSYVGQGKKLKVTNEVNPDIVGGLVVEVGDRTIDLSVSSRIAKMNKLLTDTL from the exons ATGTTCTCGCGACAGGTCCTCCGCGCCGCCCGAGTCGCCGCTCCCCAGCGAGCCCTCGCCCTCCGAGCCGCCCCCGTCCGATCCTTCGCCGCCGCTGCCTCGTCCGATGTCAAGTCTCCGGTTTCCGTCTTCGGCGTTGATGGCACCTATGCCTCTGCTCTG TACACTGCCGCCGTCAAGACTTCCAGCGTCGATGCCGCTGCCGATGccctcctcaagctcggcgctctcatcgagaaggaccCCAAGCTCGTCGCCGTCCTGAAGACCCCTACCCTCGCCGATGCcgacaagaaggccatcgtcgatgagctcgtcaagcagatcaacaccaaggacGAGACCGTCAAGAACTTCCTCGCCACCCTCGCCGAGAACAACCGACTCGGTCTCATTCCCGGTGTCGTCGACAAGTTCtccaccatcatctctgcCGCCCGTGGTGAGGTCGAGCTCACTGTTACCAGCGCTCAG GCCCTCGACAAGCGAACACTCAGCCGACTTGAGACTGCTGTCGCCAAGTCCTCTTACGTCGGccagggcaagaagctcaaggtcacCAACGAG GTCAACCCCGATATTGTTGGTGGActcgtcgtcgaggtcgGCGACCGAACCATCGACCTCAGCGTCTCTTCCCgcatcgccaagatgaacaagctCCTCACGGACACTCTGTAA